The genomic region GAAGTGAAGCAGGAAGCTTTTGTTGAAAACGTATTCCCGGGTACCATCCAGATGGAAAACTTCGACAAGGGCGGCGAAGGCTTGAGCTATCACGATGCCGATATGGTGAATGAAGGTGGCCTCTATCGCGAAGATGACGGAGTCGACATTGTTAAGGCTGGCGAAGGCTTGGCAATTGGCTATACTCAGACTGGAGAATGGTTGGAATTTACCGTTGATGTGAAGGAAGCCGGTAATTACCTGTTCCGCGCCAACGTGGCTAGCGGTCTGGAAGGCAGTGGCTTTAAGCTTTACATGGATGGCAAGGCTGTAACGGATGCTGTTGAAGTGCCGAAGGGAGCCGATTGGGATACCTATGGTACTGTTGATGGAAAAATTGGCGCAGTTACTGCCGGCAAGCATGTGCTGAAGGTTGAAATTACAGGTGCCTATGCAAATATCGACTGGATTCGCTTTGGTCTCGATGAAGAGTATTTGCCTATTCACAACCGCGTTGAAATGAACGTTAGCGAACCTCAGGACTTCTATGTATTCAACGCAAAGGGCAAGATGCTCACCAAGATGAATGCTGTAGACTTGAACGGTGTTCGTGAACAGATGCAGGCCATGGGTATGCAGCCCGGTGCCTACATAGTTCGCAGTGCAAATGGTGCTATCAAGCAGGTTATGAAGCTGACCCGATAATAAGCGCCTAGCAAAAAAGTTGCTCCTATTCATAATCCCGTTTCCTAGAGATTATGAAGAAAAAGTCACCGGTTCGCCGGTGGCTTTTTTATGCTCCGGGTCGATGGAAAGTTCCGCGCTTTTTGAAAACTACACCTTTGAAAACCTTGCAAAAATGGTTTGTAGGAATCGCGAACCCTTTGACAAACTGTCCATGAGACTTTGTTCATAGCTGTTGGAATCATGGTTTTGAAGGGGTATCTTTATGCTTGTGAATGTGGGCAAAAAGAGGTCTTTATGTTTTCTAGAAATTTGCTGTTCGGTTTGGGTCTGGGTTTTGCGACTCTCACCATTCCTGGTTTTGTTGCTCCCGTGGTGGCGGCACCTACAACATCCCATGTACTTTGGTACAATAGTGATGCCGGTACCACGTTTACCAACGCATTGCCTATCGGTAACGGCTATATGGGCGGCATGGTCTATGGCGGTGTCAGCAAGGACGTCATCAACCTGAACGAAGGTACCGTCTGGAACAGTGGCCCCGGCAGCAACAACAAGAGCGGTTCTGCAAGCAAACTTGGCCAAATTCGTAATGCCCTTTTCTCCGGGGATTACAAAACCGCTGAAGATATGACAGGTAGTTTTTCTACCTATGACATTGCAAAGTTCCAGCCTGTAGGCGACTTGGTTCTGGATTTTGGTCACACGGGTACAGATTACCGCCGTGAACTGGATTTGGAAACCGCCATCGCCAAGACCACTTATACCTCTGGTGGCGTCAAGTATACCCGCGAATATTTTGCGAACTATCCTGATAACGTCATCGTCATTCGCATTTCTGCAGACGCAACCGGCAAGGTAAACTTTAGTGCTTCCCTCACAACGCCCCATACCAACAAGAGCATCAAGAATGTAGGTTCCGATGCGTTAACTCTAGATGCCACCATCAATTCCATCAAGTTCCAGACCCGCTTTGTGGTAAAGGCCGACGGCGGTAAGGTTTCCGCAGGTTACAATTCTGTCAAGGTTGAAGGCGCAAATTCCGCCTACATCATCTTGAATACAGGTACAAACTTTGTCTCCTTCAATAACGTTTCCGCAAACGCCGGTGAACGCGCCGAAGCTGCTGTCACTGCTGCCAGCAAAAAAACTTATGACCAGCTGAAGGCTGCCCACTTGAAGGATTATCAGGAATTGTACAACCGAGTGCGTTTGAACCTGGGTACTCCCGCTTCCAACGCAGGCAATATTACCTCCAGCCGCGTCAAGGCATTTAATACCACCGACGACCCTTCCTTCGTGGAACTTTACTACCAGTTCGGTCGTTACCTCATGATTTCCAGTTCCCGTAAGGGTGGCCAGCCCGCTAACCTTCAGGGCATCTGGAATAACGAAATGAATCCTTCCTGGGGTAGTAAGTACACCACCAACATCAACTTGGAAATGAACTATTGGATGGTGGAATCCGCCAACCTTCAGGAATGCGGTGTGCCGCTGTTTGACAAGATCAAGTCTCTTGTTTCTCAAGGTTCTAAGAGTGCCAAGGAAATTTGGGGAACAGACCGCGGTTGGGTTGTCCATCATAATACCGACCTTTGGAACCGCACGGGACCTGTGGATGGTTCCTGGGGCGTGTGGCCTTCTGGCGCAGGCTGGCTCAGCACCCACCTGTGGGAACATTACCTTTTCACTGGGGATAAGCAGTTCCTGAAGGATGCCTACTCCACCATGAAGGGCGCCGCTGAATTCTACCTCACCACCATGGTGGAGGAACCGGTTTCTGGTCACAAGTATTTGGTCACTGCACCTAGCGATTCTCCGGAAAATACCCACGGTGGCTACAACGTCTGTTTTGGCCCCACTATGGACATTCAGATTGCTCGCGACGCCTTCAACAACGCAATTGAGGCTTCCAAGATCCTGGGCGTAGATGCAGACCTCCGTGCAGATTTTGAAGCTGCAGTGAAGAAGCTTCCGCCTAATCAGATTGGTAAGTATGGCCAGCTGATGGAATGGTTCGAGGACTGGGATGATCCCCGTAGCGATCACCGACATGTTTCCCACCTTTACGGCCTTTTCCCCAGTGCCCAGATTTCTGTGGATGGAACTGCCAAGGAAGCCGAGGCTGCAAAGACCACTTTGACCCAGCGTGGTGACAATGCTACCGGTTGGTCCTTGGCTTGGAAGATCAACTTGTGGGCTCGTCTTCAGGATGGCGATCATGCCTATAAGCTGGTTCGTAACCTCCTTACTCCGGACCGTACCTACAATAACCTTTTTGACGCCCATCCGCCTTTCCAGATTGATGGTAACTTCGGTGCTGTTTCCGGCATTAACGAAATGTTTATCCAGAGTCAGGGCGGCAAGATTCGCGTTTTGCCGGCACTTCCTTCCAAGTGGGGGAGCGGTAGCATCGCAGGTCTCAAGGCCCGTGGCGGCGTGACCGTGGATTCCATGGCTTGGAATAACGGCAAGTTGACCTACCTTGGTTTGAGCACTTCCAACAAGGATAACCTGAATATTGAATACAATGGCAACTTGGTCAGTACCACCACTATGGCTGGCGGCAAGTACGAATTTGATGGTAACCTGAAAATGACCAACGAACCCTTCGAGGCTGTGGTTCTCCCCGCTACTATTGAAGCGGAAGATTATGTGGCCATGGATGGCGTGGTCATTGAACCGGACGAATCAGGCGAACCTAACATCGGCTGGATTGAAGACGGCGACTGGTCGGAATACCTGGTGAAGGCTCCTGTGGCTGGTAAGTATATCGTGAAAGTTCGTGTGGCTTCCGGTGCCGACGAAAACAGCACCATTACTGTTTCTAACGAAGCGGGAAAGGCCCTCGCAACTATTACAGTAGATGCCTCCAAGACGGATGGCTGGAATGACTGGTACGAAGAATCGGCCTCTATCGAGCTTCCTGCCGGCGAACAGACTCTCCGCTTTACCTACAACGGTGATGGCTTCCTCATGAATGTGGACAAGATCGGCTTTGAGGCCGACCCCATGGCGATTCCGGAAGTTGCCGCACGCAGCGTCAATTCCCTGGAAGTTTCCCGTGTTCCCATGGCCCGCGCAAGTGTCGCCCTTATGGTGAAGGCCCCTGCCGGCGAAAGCTATACCGTCCGCCTTTTGGATGTGGATGGCCGCCAGGTGGGTGTCTCCCGCGGAATTGGTTCCAACGGTACAAACCTGGTAGAATTTGGCGCATCGGAAAGGCTTCCTAGGGGCAATTATATCGCCATAGTCCGTTGCGGTTCCCGCCAGAAGTCTCTGCGCTTGTCCGCATTCTAAAAATCAAGGGAAAATGCCTAAAAACGGCTTTTATCCCATTGACAATATGTCCATAGAAGGTGTGGTTTCGCCATGCCTTTTTTAGTGATAAACGGGTAATTTTAGGCATAGGTTGAATAAAAGGAGATGTTATGTTTGGGTTGAAAAAAACATTAAGTTTTGCCGCTGTAGCTGCAGCCATGTTTGCGGTTCAGGCAAATGCTCACCCCGATAGCTTGGTGCTTACGCCCCCTCTGGGCTGGAACAGCTGGAACGTGTTCCACGAAAACATTAACGAGAACCAGATCAAGGAAGTTGCCGACGCCATGGTTTCTTCTGGCCTTCGCGATGCAGGTTACATCTATCTGAACTTGGATGACAACTGGATGGATACCAAACGCGATGCCAATGGTGACCTTCAGAACCATCCCAAGACTTTCCCCAGCGGTATGAAGGCTCTGGCCGATTACATTCATAAGAAGGGGCTCAAGTTCGGTGTTTATGGCGACCGCGGTAAACGTACCTGCCATCACTATAACAGCAACTGGGACAGTGAAAACGGCTCCTACATGCACGAAGATCAGGACGCCAAGAAGTTTGCCGAATGGGGCGTTGACTACCTGAAGTACGATAACTGCGACCCGGCTCCCGGTTCCAACCAGGAAGCGGATTACACCCGTATGAGTAAGGCTCTCCGTAATTCCGGCCGTGACATCGTGTTCAGTATTTGCGCCTGGGAATATAAGGACTGGATGCCGAAAATTGCCCACCTGTGGCGTACCACTTTCGATATCGGCCCCGAATGGCGTTCTACCTCTTGGTACCGCGGCGTTTATGAAATTATCGACGCCAACAACAAGTACTGGCAGATTGCAAAGCCGGGTAACTGGAATGACCCGGACATGCTGGAAGTGGATAACAGAAACCTGACTTATGAAGAACAGAAGTCCCAGATGACCATGTGGTCCATTATGGCGGCTCCTATCATGATCAGTTCCGATGTCCGCAAGATGAGCGACCAGGTGAAGGACCTTTACCTGAACAAGGATATGATTGCCATTAACCAGGATTCCCTGGGCGTTCAGGGCCATCGCATTTCCAATGTGGACGGCAAGCAGGTCTGGACCAAGCCCTTGCGCAATGGTGACCTCGCTGTAGCCCTCCTGAATGACAATACCTCTACCCAGACTATCGAAGTTAACTTTAAGGATATTGGCGTAGAAGGCGAGGTGGAAGTCCGTGATGCTTGGCAGAAGAAGGATCTTGGTCCTAGATCTAGTGTTTCGGCAGAAGTTCCTGCTCACGGTTCTGTGTTGCTACGCCTTGTTGTAAAGCCGGTTCCCCGCGAACCGTTCAAGGGCAAGCCCTTTGCCATTCCGGGCAAGATTGAAATGGAAGATTTCGACATTTCCGGTACTGGCGCAGGTAACACTTCCTTCTACGAAAAAGATGCAGAAGATCACGGCGAAACCGATTACCGTAAAGGTACTGGCGTAGACATCTACAAGAAGGCTACTGGCTACATTGTTGGCTACAACCAGGAAGGTGAATGGCTGGAATACACTGTAAACGTTGCTGAAACAGGAGAATACACCATGTTTGCCGCTGTTGCCTCCGCCAACGAAACCTCAGGTTTCAAACTCTCTATGGATGGTGAAGACATTACCAAGGAAATCACCGTTCCGAAGGCAGTTTCTGGTGAAGATAATTATGATGACTACAACAAGGTTGAAGCCAAGGTGAATCTGACAAAGGGTGAACACATTCTTCGATTCACTGTGACTGGCGACTGGATGGATATCGACTACATCGACTTCACCAGTGATGGTGTTGACCCGAACCCCATTTGCAAGGACGCCGATGGCAACGTGGTTGATTGTACACAAGCTATTTCTGGCGCAGTCAACTTTGTTGCAAATTCTGCCCGCGATTTCAATGTGTTCTCTGCAACCGGTAAGCACTTGGGTCGCATCAATATGGTTGGCTCTAGCCGAGTTGCCGCAGAATCTATGAAGTCCGCTGGTTTTGCAAACGGTGTCTACATGGTCCGCGAAGTCAATGGCTTCAAGACCATGCAGGTACAAGTAAAGTAATTGTCTGACGAAGCATGGTAAGACATTAAAGTTCCGGGAGAAATTCCGGAACTTTTTGCTATTGATAAATCATCAAAGGAAGTTTTCGCAAAGGGCTTTTTTATGGCGCTTTATGAAAATATCTTTGATGTTGTGAGGTTGCCGTGGTGGGCTCCTCTTGGTTAGCGAGTGTTTTTGGGAAAACCTCGTATAGGGAGAAAAAAAATGGGATTTTCTAAGGTTTTAAAAGCGGCCTCCGTGGCAGCTTCCATTGCGGCAATATCTGCCACCAGTTCCTTCGCAGTTACAAATCAGTTCCGTGGTACAAACTGGGCTGACAAACGCGACAACTTCGTTTCCGATGTGTTGAAACTTTCCGGTATGACCGGAACTGAAGATTATCAGGCTGCCTATGCGCTGTCCGATCGTGTCATGAGCCAGTTTGTAGAAAAACTGGGCATCAACAGTTTGCGCATTCCTATTAACGAACCTACCGCTTCCAAGAATTGGAGCGCCTACAAGGGCATTATTGATGGTATTTTGGCTCATGGCCGTATGCTTATCGGTTACTGGGGCCCTGCACAGCCCGCTGGCCCCAAGAATATGGACGACTGGTGGAAAATGTGGGATACCGTTGTCAAGGAATACGGCAGCAATCCCGATGCCTATTTTGAAATATTTAACGAACCCCACATGTACAGCAAGACTGAACTTCGTGACTTGTACGCAAAGTGGCTGGCCCGTTATCCGGATCTTCCCCGCGATCACGTTTTGCTGGATGGTTCCGGCCTGGCATGGAATGTGCCTGATATTGCCGACGACCCCCGCTTTGACGGTTGCCTTTTTGCAGTGCACGAATACACCTTCTGGAACATGAGTATTACCACCGAACAGGGCTGGATGAACAGTTTCAAGGGCAAGGTGGGCAAGTATGCCGACCGCACCGTGGCTACCGAATGGGGTGGCGCCATGGGCCCTGGTGACAAGAACGGTGTCCATTACGAAATCATGGATTACAACGATCCCAATCCTAAGAATTACTTCATGGCTTACATTCGCGGCATGTCCGAGCAGCTGCGTCAATGGAAGATGGGTAGCTTCTACTGGGTGGGCCTCCGCGATGGGGACTGGTACAGCATGGTGACCCGTTCTGGGGAAGGTGCCAACACCACCTTGAATATTGTGAACCAGTCCGGTGTAGACCGCATGCAGTATTCCTGGACTGACACTGTTGAAGTGAAGCCTGTTCCCCAGGAACCGTTCAAGGGCCAGGCTCTCGCCATTCCTGGAACCATCCAGATGGAAGACTTCGATATTCCGGGCGTAGGCAAGGACAATGATTCCTACAAGGATGATTCTGAGAACCACGGTGATTCCGACTACCGTAAGGATACCGGCGTCGATTTGTACGCAAAGTCCAATGACCGCATTGTGGTGGGTTATAACCAGGCTGGCGAATGGCTGGAATACACTGTGAACGTCGCTGAAGATGGTGATTATACCATGTTTGCCGCCGTTGCCTCTGCAAATAATACTTCTAGCTTCAAGCTGTCCATGGATGGCAAGGACATTACCGATACCATCAAGGTTCCCCAGGCTACCGCTGGCGAAGATAACTACGATGATTACAATAAGGTCAGTGCAAACGTCACCCTGACTAAGGGTGAACATATCATGCGCTTTACTGTTACGGGTAGCTGGATGGATATTGACTATATCAACTTCGTAAAGGGCAAGGATGGCGAAGACGATTCTCCCATTCCTGGTAAGGAAGAAGAAAAGAAGGAAGAAGATGACAGTCAGTCTATCGGTTTCGCAGGCTCCTTGAACCTTGATTTCTCCGCATCCCAGGAATTCAATGTGTTCGCCGTTACCGGTAAGCACCTTGGTCGCGTCCAGCTCACAGGCTCCACTGCACAGGAACTCTCCAGTTCCCTCAAGGACGCAGGCTTTGCCAACGGCATGTACATGGTTCGTGGAAATCACGGCAATGTAACTCGCGTGCAGGTTAAGTAGTCTTGGGCTTATTCGCTAAGCCTAGAAGATCCTTTCATACACACTCCAGAAACCTTCCCCAGAAATGGGGGAGGTTTTTTGCAAAAAAAAGAACTTTTGGTTCCGTTGTTCTAAATGCTCCCGAAAATTTCTTGGGATTGCTGCTGTAGATCAGCCCGTAGTTGCCGAAGACGTAGCTAAGGTTGTCAAGGAAGATCCCCGTGCAGATCGCGCCAAGGAACGCTTTGAACGCAAGGATGCCAAGAAGGCGATTATGGCTGACCGTGATGCTGCCAAGGCTGAACGTAAAGCTAACCGCACAAAAGACATATAATGCCATAATCAATCACAAGAAAACCACAGAATTCGTTCTGTGGTTTTTGTTTTTTTGCAGAAAGCCTATGCCAAGCCAGGTTGGAAACGACTTTCGGCATTACAAAAAAGTACGGAGTCTGTTGCCAGGCTCCGTACGGGGGTGTTTTTGGGTGTTTTTGGGGCTCTACTTCTTCATGAATCTCAGGGTCTGCTTCTTGCTGCCCTGCTTGATATTCACGAAGTACTGACCTGCCGGCAACATTTCCACGGAGACCGTGTGGTTGCCTGCGTCAAAATTCTTTACTTCCCTTGCCACGACCTTACCCAGGACGCTTACGATTTCCAGGCTGACTTCGCCAGCGGAAGGAATGCTCAGCATGAGGGAAGAGTTCTTAACCTCTGCATGGAAGGCTGCGCTCTGGCCCATGGCTTCAATGCCCATGCCCGGAACACTGCTGGAGGACTGTGCCGGCCATACGGTATTGCTGGAGGAAGATGCGGGCATCGGAGCACTGCTGGAAGACTTCGGCTGCGGAGCGCTGCTAGAAGACTTGGGCTGCGGTGCTATGCTGCTGGAGCTTGCCACAGGGGAGGCTTCGTTATCTACGGGCACCTTGCCGGTGAAACGTTCCTGACCCTTTCTAGTGAGGGCGAGGATCAGCATGCCATCCTGGGAGTAAATGTTGTTTTCGGTAAGGTCTACGCGGTTGCCGTCGAAGGTCCAGTCACCCTTGCCCCAGCGGGAGGAATTAAAGGTGTCGAAATTGTCGGTCCAATCCAAGGTAAAGTCGGAACCGTTGGGACCCTGGCCCGGAGTGTACTTGTAACGCTTCACCCAGTTGATGAACTGGAACACCGGCAACTGGTCTGTGGCAAAGTTGCCGACCCATTCCACGGATTCAGAGGACCACAAGTTGAAGCGGATGCCCTGTGCCTTGGTCAAGTTTGAAACCTGGCCGCCAACATCCTTACGAACTTCCTTGCCGTCCAGAGTCCAGCGGACATAATCCGGGGTCCATTCCAAACCGTAA from Fibrobacter sp. harbors:
- a CDS encoding carbohydrate-binding protein, producing the protein MGFSKVLKAASVAASIAAISATSSFAVTNQFRGTNWADKRDNFVSDVLKLSGMTGTEDYQAAYALSDRVMSQFVEKLGINSLRIPINEPTASKNWSAYKGIIDGILAHGRMLIGYWGPAQPAGPKNMDDWWKMWDTVVKEYGSNPDAYFEIFNEPHMYSKTELRDLYAKWLARYPDLPRDHVLLDGSGLAWNVPDIADDPRFDGCLFAVHEYTFWNMSITTEQGWMNSFKGKVGKYADRTVATEWGGAMGPGDKNGVHYEIMDYNDPNPKNYFMAYIRGMSEQLRQWKMGSFYWVGLRDGDWYSMVTRSGEGANTTLNIVNQSGVDRMQYSWTDTVEVKPVPQEPFKGQALAIPGTIQMEDFDIPGVGKDNDSYKDDSENHGDSDYRKDTGVDLYAKSNDRIVVGYNQAGEWLEYTVNVAEDGDYTMFAAVASANNTSSFKLSMDGKDITDTIKVPQATAGEDNYDDYNKVSANVTLTKGEHIMRFTVTGSWMDIDYINFVKGKDGEDDSPIPGKEEEKKEEDDSQSIGFAGSLNLDFSASQEFNVFAVTGKHLGRVQLTGSTAQELSSSLKDAGFANGMYMVRGNHGNVTRVQVK
- a CDS encoding glycoside hydrolase N-terminal domain-containing protein, with protein sequence MFSRNLLFGLGLGFATLTIPGFVAPVVAAPTTSHVLWYNSDAGTTFTNALPIGNGYMGGMVYGGVSKDVINLNEGTVWNSGPGSNNKSGSASKLGQIRNALFSGDYKTAEDMTGSFSTYDIAKFQPVGDLVLDFGHTGTDYRRELDLETAIAKTTYTSGGVKYTREYFANYPDNVIVIRISADATGKVNFSASLTTPHTNKSIKNVGSDALTLDATINSIKFQTRFVVKADGGKVSAGYNSVKVEGANSAYIILNTGTNFVSFNNVSANAGERAEAAVTAASKKTYDQLKAAHLKDYQELYNRVRLNLGTPASNAGNITSSRVKAFNTTDDPSFVELYYQFGRYLMISSSRKGGQPANLQGIWNNEMNPSWGSKYTTNINLEMNYWMVESANLQECGVPLFDKIKSLVSQGSKSAKEIWGTDRGWVVHHNTDLWNRTGPVDGSWGVWPSGAGWLSTHLWEHYLFTGDKQFLKDAYSTMKGAAEFYLTTMVEEPVSGHKYLVTAPSDSPENTHGGYNVCFGPTMDIQIARDAFNNAIEASKILGVDADLRADFEAAVKKLPPNQIGKYGQLMEWFEDWDDPRSDHRHVSHLYGLFPSAQISVDGTAKEAEAAKTTLTQRGDNATGWSLAWKINLWARLQDGDHAYKLVRNLLTPDRTYNNLFDAHPPFQIDGNFGAVSGINEMFIQSQGGKIRVLPALPSKWGSGSIAGLKARGGVTVDSMAWNNGKLTYLGLSTSNKDNLNIEYNGNLVSTTTMAGGKYEFDGNLKMTNEPFEAVVLPATIEAEDYVAMDGVVIEPDESGEPNIGWIEDGDWSEYLVKAPVAGKYIVKVRVASGADENSTITVSNEAGKALATITVDASKTDGWNDWYEESASIELPAGEQTLRFTYNGDGFLMNVDKIGFEADPMAIPEVAARSVNSLEVSRVPMARASVALMVKAPAGESYTVRLLDVDGRQVGVSRGIGSNGTNLVEFGASERLPRGNYIAIVRCGSRQKSLRLSAF
- a CDS encoding carbohydrate-binding protein, which gives rise to MFGLKKTLSFAAVAAAMFAVQANAHPDSLVLTPPLGWNSWNVFHENINENQIKEVADAMVSSGLRDAGYIYLNLDDNWMDTKRDANGDLQNHPKTFPSGMKALADYIHKKGLKFGVYGDRGKRTCHHYNSNWDSENGSYMHEDQDAKKFAEWGVDYLKYDNCDPAPGSNQEADYTRMSKALRNSGRDIVFSICAWEYKDWMPKIAHLWRTTFDIGPEWRSTSWYRGVYEIIDANNKYWQIAKPGNWNDPDMLEVDNRNLTYEEQKSQMTMWSIMAAPIMISSDVRKMSDQVKDLYLNKDMIAINQDSLGVQGHRISNVDGKQVWTKPLRNGDLAVALLNDNTSTQTIEVNFKDIGVEGEVEVRDAWQKKDLGPRSSVSAEVPAHGSVLLRLVVKPVPREPFKGKPFAIPGKIEMEDFDISGTGAGNTSFYEKDAEDHGETDYRKGTGVDIYKKATGYIVGYNQEGEWLEYTVNVAETGEYTMFAAVASANETSGFKLSMDGEDITKEITVPKAVSGEDNYDDYNKVEAKVNLTKGEHILRFTVTGDWMDIDYIDFTSDGVDPNPICKDADGNVVDCTQAISGAVNFVANSARDFNVFSATGKHLGRINMVGSSRVAAESMKSAGFANGVYMVREVNGFKTMQVQVK
- a CDS encoding T9SS type A sorting domain-containing protein, giving the protein MLSIPSAGEVSLEIVSVLGKVVAREVKNFDAGNHTVSVEMLPAGQYFVNIKQGSKKQTLRFMKK